A genomic region of Fusarium falciforme chromosome 4, complete sequence contains the following coding sequences:
- a CDS encoding Fungal-trans domain-containing protein, with amino-acid sequence MSSPEEQDMAAMQAHITRPRTLSLLEQSRLKATVDSLPPKPVADFLLSVCIKHGVDIFFYFDQAQVIDELDQFYSNPTSPLRVDPSFICLVLAIFALGSHWTPLERPSNSPQTLQTEECDPGRVFFHQAKLLVPDIIERSCLRSIQACFLLGVYLMPLSAVGSSYIYMGLALRKALAFDLHQSSDDQTLDEREREIRRRLWWSIYSLERCTTVKLNRPRSVDADIIKTPLPTPLPSLDKAQKFDNIQLQIAYARLIIILDRATDLETRSTEVTKPPESANAEAKLREWKKSLPEDFDLENINPRDSRYRAVFHLYLNYYYAWIAIGKVSLITAVRTTLQHHLGQESQPFRIDGAIEGLSKSCTKAARKLLQLFKDLTRIRNTARFSFTDFQGCSIATIVTLIAGILERDSTYESRVNFGLNCLRDMAAGNLTAKVGVRFVETLQSISNEAARKLRQSGTFSDELQEDSESLQPSAYDDWAAWLASQQQQQTSHFDGTAERDTTDGLAPTTMESSAPDMNLCNLQNTDEDTGWNHRGGQVLDPLSTARLLMQQPTAVSEPMAVPENNFTSAVYSDDQSFLIGLTGLDVLDFAGYSTQLD; translated from the exons ATGTCCAGCCCCGAAGAGCAAGACATGGCTGCCATGCAAGCG CACATTACTCGCCCAAGAACTCTCTCACTGCTTGAACAGTCTCGCCTAAAGGCCACGGTCGATTCATTACCCCCAAAGCCGGTGGCCGACTTTTTACTCTCGGTATGCATCAAACACGGTGTCGACATATTCTTCTACTTTGATCAAGCCCAAGTCATCGACGAGCTAGACCAGTTTTACTCCAACCCAACATCTCCCTTGAGGGTTGACCCCAGCTTTATTTGTCTTGTGTTGGCAATATTTGCTCTTGGTAGCCACTGGACGCCTCTCGAAAGACCAAGTAACTCGCCACAGACCCTCCAAACTGAAGAGTGCGACCCGGGTCGTGTCTTCTTCCATCAAGCTAAACTCCTCGTTCCCGACATCATAGAGAGGTCATGCTTGAGATCGATTCAAGCCTGCTTTCTTCTTGGTGTCTACCTCATGCCTTTGAGTGCTGTCGGGTCTTCATACATCTATATGGGCCTGGCTCTAAGGAAGGCGTTGGCGTTTGATCTACATCAAAGCTCGGATGATCAAACGCTGGATGAGCGAGAGCGGGAGATTCGCCGTCGACTTTGGTGGTCTATTTACTCTCTCGAACG ATGCACAACCGTTAAGCTCAACCGGCCGCGGTCCGTTGATGCGGATATCATCAAGACTCCGTTACCGACCCCTCTGCCATCACTTGACAAGGCCCAGAAGTTTGACAACATCCAACTCCAAATTGCCTATGCACGTTTGATAATAATATTGGACCGTGCTACAGACTTAGA GACCCGGTCAACCGAAGTTACGAAACCCCCGGAGTCAGCAAATGCGGAAGCCAAGCTAAGAGAGTGGAAGAAGTCCCTACCCGAAGACTTTGATCTGGAGAATATTAACCCTCGGGACTCGAGATACCGGGCTGTCTTTCACCTGTATTTGAACTACTATTATGCCTGGATCGCCATCGGCAAGGTCTCACTAATTACAGCCGTGAGAACTACGCTTCAACATCATCTGGGACAGGAATCCCAGCCATTTAGAATTGACGGGGCGATCGAAGGATTATCCAAGTCCTGCACAAAAGCGGCGAGAAAGCTCCTTCAACTTTTCAAGGACTTGACCCGCATCCGAAATACGGCTCGATTCTCTTTCACGGACTTTCAAGGCTGCAGTATTGCAACGATCGTTACTCTCATTGCGGGAATTCTTGAAAGGGACTCTACATACGAGAGTAGAGTGAACTTTGGTTTAAACTGTCTCCGAGACATGGCAGCCGGGAACTTGACTGCCAAGGTGGGCGTGAGATTCGTGGAAACACTGCAATCCATCTCAAACGAGGCGGCTCGTAAGCTCCGGCAATCTGGAACCTTTTCAGACGAACTTCAAGAAGATTCAGAGTCATTGCAGCCTTCAGCGTATGATGACTGGGCAGCATGGCTTGCaagtcaacaacaacaacagacGAGCCATTTCGACGGTACGGCCGAACGAGACACAACCGATGGGCTTGCACCTACAACCATGGAGTCATCTGCTCCGGATATGAACTTGTGCAATCTGCAAAACACGGATGAGGATACTGGGTGGAATCATAGGGGTGGACAGGTGCTCGATCCACTCTCAACTGCGAGATTGTTGATGCAACAGCCCACAGCAGTGTCCGAACCAATGGCCGTGCCAGAGAACAATTTCACCTCGGCGGTTTATAGTGATGACCAGAGCTTTTTGATCGGCCTTACAGGGCTTGATGTACTGGACTTTGCGGGTTATTCAACTCAGCTGGACTGA
- a CDS encoding Carboxylic ester hydrolase, with translation MKIFIPLIALLGTVTAQLQQITNFGSNPSGAKMFVHVPKNLPSNPAIVVAIHHCQGTAQSYYQSTPYAQLSDQKGFIVIYPESPYSGTCWDVSSKATMTHDGGANSNSIANMVRYALQTYKANPAKVFVTGSSSGAMMTNVMAATYPDLFAAGIVYSGVPAGCFFTNSVNGWNSDCAQGRVNKSPADWAKMVKDAYPGYNGARPKMQIYHGGADSILLSPNYQETIDQWAGVFGYNSVSPQSSNNNVPQAGYKTDTFGPKLVGIFAQNVGHSVPVRGADDMKFFGL, from the exons ATGAAGATTTTCATTCCTCTTATCGCCCTTTTGGGCACTGTCACCGCCCAGCTCCAGCAAATCACTAACTTCGGATCCAACCCGTCGGGCGCCAAGATGTTTGTCCATGTCCCCAAGAACCTGCCGTCTAACCCAGCCATCGTGGTCGCTATCCACCACTGCCAGGGCACAGCTCAGTCATACTACCAGAGTACGCCGTATGCCCAGCTTTCTGATCAGAAGggcttcatcgtcatctATCCCGAGAGTCCCTATAGTGGAACTTGCTGGGACGTCAGCTCCAAAGCTACCATGACTCACGATGGCGgcgccaacagcaacagcatcgCCAACATGGTTCGCTACGCCTTGCAAACTTACAAGGCCAACCCTGCCAAGGTTTTCGTCACGGGTTCTTCATCTGGTGCTATGATGACT AATGTCATGGCCGCCACTTATCCAGACCTGTTTGCAGCTGGCATCGTCTACTCCGGTGTGCCAGCCGGATGCTTCTTCACCAACTCGGTCAACGGTTGGAACTCGGACTGCGCTCAGGGCAGAGTCAACAAATCCCCAGCTGACTGGGCCAAGATGGTCAAGGACGCCTATCCCGGCTATAATGGAGCTCGGCCCAAGATGCAGATCTATCATGGCGGTGCTGATAGTATCCTCCTTTCACCCAACTATCAGGAAACCATTGACCAGTGGGCCGGTGTGTTTGGCTACAATTCCGTGAGCCCCCAGTCGTCAAACAACAATGTTCCCCAAGCTGGTTACAAAACCGACACGTTCGGGCCAAAGCTAGTTGGCATCTTTGCGCAAAATGTCGGTCATTCTGTCCCTGTCCGAGGTGCTGATGATATGAAGTTCTTTGGGCTATAG
- a CDS encoding Feruloyl esterase C produces the protein MLFFPFCTGAALLCVSSVIAKPITKFDHVLVRDNDLGELSSTTLLTLEVPTDSCEEDEAFETTLPTATSALSSGATEDDCSDEEDGSNDIEPTDSCEDDGAFETTLPDAPSSLSLSIPAKASTLSSEIGFATSVQTSKPIQTPEQSNIPTSENGVSRSDGCGKKPSLASGTHTIKVNGQDRQYILDIPDNYDRNQGHKLIFGFHWLGGTMNDVVNGGYYGLKGLAENAAIFVAPQGFDNGWANTGGRDLALVDELMKTIEAELCIDTSQRFATGFSYGGGMSYSLACSRASSFRAVAVRSGAQLSGCDGGNTPIAYLGMHGISDTVLSIEMGRSLRDKFVRNNGCQALTPEEPSSGSKTHIKTEFSCKSGYPVTWIAYDGGHDAYPKDNASGNGGNNDWASTETWEFFSQFS, from the exons ATGCTTTTCTTCCCATTTTGTACCGGAGCAGCGCTCCTATGTGTTTCTTCTGTGATTGCTAAGCCAATCACCAAAT TTGACCATGTACTTGTGCGCGACAATGACCTCGGAGAATTGTCAAGCACCACTCTCCTAACGCTCGAGGTGCCCACTGATTCCtgtgaggaagatgaggctTTCGAGACCACACTCCCTACTGCGACGTCCGCATTGTCTTCCGGAGCTACCGAAGATGATTGCtcagacgaggaggacggctCAAACGACATCGAGCCCACTGATTCGTGCGAGGACGATGGGGCTTTCGAGACCACGCTTCCGGATGCGCCGTCCTCATTGTCCTTATCTATTCCGGCAAAGGCGTCGACCCTGTCCTCCGAGATAGGTTTTGCCACGTCTGTTCAAACATCCAAGCCCATTCAAACACCCGAGCAGTCGAATATTCCTACGTCAGAAAACGGAGTTAGCCGCTCTGACGGGTGTGGAAAGAAGCCTTCCTTGGCAAGTGGTACACACACCATCAAGGTTAACGGCCAGGATCGTCAATACATTCTCGACATCCCAGACAACTACGACAGGAATCAAGGCCACAAGCTCATATTTGGCTTTCATTGGCTTGGTGGCACCATGAATGATGTAGTCAATGGGGGCTACTACGGCCTGAAGGGCCTAGCAGAAAACGCAGCCATTTTTGTTGCGCCACAGGGCTTTGACAACGGCTGGGCTAATACCGGCGGCAGGGACTTGGCACTTGTTGACGAGCTGATGAAAACCATCGAGGCAGAACTTTGCATTGATACGAGTCAGCGCTTTGCTACTGGCTTCAGTTACGGCGGCGGGATGTCATATTCCCTGGCTTGCTCTCGTGCCAGTTCCTTCCGTGCAGTTGCCGTTCGTTCTGGTGCCCAATTGAGTGGATGTGATGGGGGCAACACGCCAATTGCTTATCTCGGGATGCATGGCATCAGCGATACTGTCCTCTCGATCGAGATGGGACGTTCCCTTCGAGATAAGTTTGTTCGCAACAACGGCTGTCAAGCATTGACCCCTGAAGAGCCGTCGTCGGGCAGCAAGACACATATAAAGACAGAGTTCTCTTGCAAGTCGGGCTACCCAGTTACGTGGATCGCTTATGATGGGGGACACGATGCATATCCTAAGGACAACGCTTCTGGAAATGGTGGTAATAATGACTGGGCGTCTACGGAGACCTGGGAATTCTTTTCTCAATTTTCCTAG
- a CDS encoding Protein HRI1, with protein MTLRLSTRISIRWADDAPSEPTNTVVLSVGDFFMDLRITKADQSIDWAFAGTREILSRDPLHCRWNHVIDSRLSFDPDEGKFQPLPNGDDLETGSMPCAEKGNQVTPYEEVWRELQPRHGMNRGWILQGKLGGDDVFLGQYGGIYLAMRQNKQGVFSVLKEELTNVQGRLRWKRAYLSGDLKLPSLSSMGVISPPEEEKWRVGGTAVFDGQVYQVRALEIHGQEKAIKARRSRL; from the exons ATGACTCTTCGACTCTCTACGAGAATCTCCATTCGATGGGCCGACGATGCCCCCTCCGAGCCCACGAACACCGTGGTGCTAAGTGTCGGCGATTTTTTCATGGATCTGCGCATCACCAAAGCAGATCAGTCCATCGACTGGGCATTTGCTGGAACCAGGGAGATTCTATCACGGGATCCTC TCCACTGTAGATGGAATCATGTCATCGATTCCAGACTCTCCTTTGACCCAGATGAAGGAAAGTTTCAGCCACTTCCAAATGGCGACGACCTCGAAACCGGATCTATGCCCTGTGCTGAAAAGGGGAACCAAGTCACGCCTTACGAAGAAGTTTGGCGAGAGCTCCAACCCAGGCATGGAATGAACCGCGGCTGGATCCTCCAAGGAAAATTAGGTGGCGATGATGTCTTCCTCGGCCAGTATGGTGGCATCTACCTTGCTATGCGCCAGAATAAGCAGGGTGTGTTCAGCGTTCTAAAGGAGGAGTTGACCAACGTCCAAGGTCGGCTGCGGTGGAAGAGAGCGTATCTATCAGGTGACCTGAAGCTTCCGTCACTTTCAAGCATGGGCGTCATTTCTCcaccagaagaagagaagtggAGGGTCGGCGGAACCGCAGTATTTGATGGTCAGGTATACCAAGTTCGCGCGTTGGAGATTCATGGGCAGGAAAAAGCTATCAAGGCGCGGAGATCACGACTGTAG
- a CDS encoding AA-permease domain-containing protein, with amino-acid sequence MGSSMETKPSGDPLQLCRETSAAEGIVDTADRSDIYTKYGSTKRGLSNRHLQIMVIASSIGTGLFVGIGSALRTAGPLSLLLGFLIYPTIFILPCSLGVAEMVAHLPIRGNIYEFASRYVDPAFGFALGWTYFYGSAMLFCTELSAVVTVMGYWELNVNNAAWVAMALVVCVFLNLFAVKWYGESEFIFGGTKILLLLGLLLLTLVTMCGGNPMGWAYGFHNWSEGGAMHEYMTEGTTGRFLGFWSVMVLAAFSIAGPDFIALSAGEMKDPRRNVPRCAKATWFRIFFFYVLGTLGVGIICNSQDPKLLSALSGGNVGSAASPWVIGIENLGIKGLASLINALIVISGWSCGNAMLYSSSRTLYSLAMDGHAPKIFLRCTKAGNPIYCVGAVSLISCITFLVATNDGATVFGWFVGLSTCAFVLSYTAMLITYIGWYRALKAQGINRDTLAWKAPFMPYGAYIGTAFGCVVLIFLGFDVFSPFSTSGFITRYFGIGYMLIVYVSYKVFKRTKMVKAREADLWSGKEAVDRELAHWDNKGIEEPKSLPRRLWDKMW; translated from the exons ATGGGTAGTTCTATGGAGACGAAACCTTCGGGTGACCCACTACAGCTATGCAGAGAGACCTCCGCAGCCGAGGGCATCGTGGACACGGCCGACCGCAGCGACATCTACACCAAGTACGGCTCCACCAAACGGGGCCTGTCAAACCGCCATCTCCAGATCATGGTCATTGCCAGCTCCATCGGAACAGGCTTGTTTGTCGGCATCGGCAGCGCTCTGAGGACGGCTGGCCCGCtgtctctcctcctcggaTTCCTCATCTACCCTACCATCTTTATCCTCCCCTGCTCGCTTGGAGTCGCCGAGATGGTGGCTCACTTGCCGATTCGCGGAAACATTTACGAGTTTGCGAGTCGTTATGTTGATCCTGCTTTTGGGTTTGCACTTGGCTGGACTTACTTTTATGGCAGTGCCATGCTTTTCTGTACTGAACTTTCTGCTGTTGTTACCGTCATGGGTTACTGGGAGCTCAACGTCAACAATGCCGCTTGGGTCGCCATGGCTCTGGTAGTTTGCGTCTTTCTCAATCTATTCGCAGTGAA GTGGTACGGCGAGTCCGAGTTCATTTTCGGTGGCACaaagatcctcctcctcctcggccttcttctcctcacaCTCGTCACAATGTGCGGCGGAAACCCCATGGGCTGGGCCTACGGCTTCCACAACTGGTCAGAAGGCGGGGCCATGCACGAGTACATGACCGAAGGAACTACAGGCcgcttcctcggcttctggaGCGTCATGGTGCTGGCAGCTTTCTCCATCGCTGGACCAGATTTCATTGCTTTGAGCGCAGGCGAGATGAAGGACCCTCGTCGCAATGTCCCCCGCTGTGCCAAAGCTACCTGGTTCcgcatcttcttcttctacgTCTTGGGAACGTTGGGTGTCGGCATCATCTGCAACAGCCAGGATCCAAAGCTCCTGTCCGCTTTGAGTGGTGGCAACGTGGGCTCTGCTGCAAGCCCGTGGGTAATCGGCATCGAGAACCTAGGCATCAAGGGTCTGGCCAGCCTCATCAATGCACTCATTGTCATAAGCGGCTGGAGTTGCGGTAACGCCATGCTGTACTCGTCATCTCGAACCTTGTACTCGCTGGCCATGGACGGGCACGCCCCCAAGATCTTCCTCAGGTGCACCAAGGCAGGCAACCCTATCTACTGTGTGGGCGCCGTCAGCTTGATCTCGTGCATCACTTTCCTTGTTGCAACCAATGACGGCGCGACTGTCTTTGGCTGGTTCGTCGGCCTGTCTACCTGCGCCTTTGTGCTTTCTTATACAGCCATGCTCATTACCTACATCGGCTGGTACAGGGCCCTGAAGGCTCAAGGCATCAACCGCGACACTCTCGCATGGAAAGCTCCCTTCATGCCGTACGGCGCCTACATCGGGACCGCTTTTGGCTgcgtcgtcctcatcttccttggCTTTGATGTCTTCAGCCCCTTCTCTACATCAGGTTTCATCACCAGGTACTTTGGCATCGGGTACATGTTGATTGTTTACGTATCTTACAAGGTCTTCAAGAGAACAAAGATGGTCAAGGCGAGGGAGGCTGATCTTTGGAGTGGTAAGGAAGCCGTGGACAGGGAGTTGGCACATTGGGACAACAAGGGCATTGAAGAACCGAAGAGCCTTCCGCGTCGCCTTTGGGACAAGATGTGGTAG
- a CDS encoding Zn(2)-C6 fungal-type domain-containing protein — protein sequence MALLSLPLLAGATLLLFAVALVRRLFSPLARIPGPKLGLLTPWQLRYHELQGKRTQYIHRMHQEYGNVVRIAPNEVVFSSLEAMKEIYLSKGSGYDKPSFYDLFSQFGLRTMFSTREKGPHSKRRRIIADRYANSNVIRDSAIHGIQERSQNFIKRCSEAPRQELDVYLFLHCYAFDCVTHHLFHPHGSDSILKQSDEETLCEAVFDNSLARRLFIHYNPTIGSLMGKLGVFGKSRDIPRTRQLILDGATGGPVADFTLVSRMREDKFGMGPMDIASECMDHTLAGIETTGDALCFLMWQISQPGYEIIQERLRDEFRANEGVSFEQLPYLEAVVKEGLRVFPSIPMSLPRCVPPEGAFVDGHWLPGGTLVSCQPYSMHRMDETAFPEPDRFKPERWLEEKGLAERNRLFFTFSNGGRACIGRHLAVAEMKTLLRDIYSSFKTTPAEGMVADMSMDDQIFTSRPKDQKCILKFTRWEEEMTIEDDIGLVIPHDNLLEINPEPETVNNNLTLALPPPSQISVLPPMAHYLFQFYLAETMRLTVPSSYARTKICHFLVPMSMQQPSLLYAIMAFAAVHLEASGRLPRNPGRLIDTLQSTSIRHLRQLLTDEDPIAQVAALATARTLCQAQIYGGTASWRVHLNGARAILESSHFRTRLIGSCSCSSINADFLSSWFNNAEALAALSPSGLLHGQLQVGCHSSRDLRFDMFGGVMSDLPDLFREVGALVKESRRQQHNRISESTILSETDIAQEADALTREIYYRLERDSVENLALQPDTLMGLSANDIHDYALSNAGFLYTALLHIHCGVRALSPYAEEAQFCVDQIIQCAQDMTCSSGLSPRVLLVAPLFTAGICATGPAQDSIRSALTDIGRWMRTPHLAKTQELLEDIWLQPPAEPQSSRVWSWFDKINFDFLPY from the exons ATGGCTTTGTTGTCACTTCCTCTCCTTGCAGGAGCTACACTGCTTCTCTTCGCCGTTGCCCTTGTCCGGCGCCTGTTCTCACCTTTGGCACGTATCCCAGGACCAAAGCTAGGTCTCTTGACACCATGGCAACTAAGGTACCACGAACTTCAAGGCAAGCGGACACAATACATTCACCGGATGCACCAAGAATACGGCAACGTCGTCCGCATTGCTCCTAACGAGgtcgtcttctcctcgctCGAGGCTATGAAAGAGATCTACCTTTCCAAGGGAAGTGGCTACGATAAGCCTTCATTCTATGACCTATTCTCCCAGTTTGGTCTCAG GACAATGTTTTCGACTCGCGAGAAAGGCCCT CACAGCAAGAGAAGACGCATCATCGCAGATCGCTATGCCAACTCCAACGTCATTCGAGACTCTGCTATCCACGGCATTCAGGAGAGGTCGCAGAATTTCATCAAGAGATGCTCCGAAGCTCCGAGGCAGGAACTTGATGTCTAT CTCTTCCTTCATTGTTACGCCTTCGACTGCGTCACGCATCATCTGTTTCACCCACACGGCAGTGATTCGATCCTCAAGCAGTCAGATGAGGAGACTCTGTGTGAGGCTGTCTTTGACAATAGTCTTGCCA GACGCCTCTTCATTCATTACAATCCCACGATAGGTAGCCTTATGGGGAAGCTGGGCGTCTTTGGCAAGTCCCGCGACATCCCCCGGACCAGACAGCTCATCCTCGATGGAGCCACCGGCGGTCCTGTTGCTGATTTTACTCTCGTCAGCCGCATGCGCGAGGACAAGTTCGGCATGGGACCGATGGACATTGCTTCCGAATGCATGGACCACACCCTGGCAGGCATCGAGACAACTGGTGATGCCCTCTGCTTCTTGATGTGGCAGATCTCACAACCTGGCTACGAAATCATTCAAGAACGCCTCCGCGACGAGTTTCGAGCCAATGAGGGTGTGTCATTTGAACAGCTCCCATACCTCGAGGCAGTCGTAAAGGAAGGGTTGCGAGTATTCCCTTCTATTCCCATGAGCTTACCCCGGTGTGTTCCCCCCGAAGGCGCATTCGTCGATGGTCACTGGCTCCCCGGCGGAACGCTCGTCAGCTGCCAGCCATACTCGATGCACCGGATGGATGAAACCGCGTTCCCGGAGCCGGACAGGTTCAAGCCCGAGCGATGGTTAGAGGAGAAGGGCCTAGCGGAGAGGAACCGACTGTTCTTTACTTTTTCCAACGGTGGACGGGCTTGCATTGGCCGACA TCTGGCTGTGGCCGAGATGAAGACCCTACTACGGGATATCTACTCGAGTTTCAAGACTACACCGGCGGAGGGCATGGTTGCCGACATGAGCATGGATGACCAGATTTTTACGTCCCGGCCGAAGGATCAAAAGTGTATTCTCAAGTTTACGCGGTGGGAAGAAGAAATG ACTATTGAAGACGACATCGGACTTGTCATCCCCCACGACAACCTTCTAGAAATCAACCCTGAGCCTGAGACGGTAAATAACAACCTCACCCTTGCGCTCCCACCTCCAAGCCAAATATCCGTCCTACCCCCGATGGCCCACTACTTATTCCAGTTCTACCTCGCCGAGACCATGCGCCTTACCGTCCCCAGCAGCTACGCCAGGACCAAGATCTGCCATTTCCTCGTCCCTATGTCGATGCAGCAACCCAGCCTGCTATACGCCATCATGGCGTTTGCCGCAGTTCATCTAGAGGCTTCAGGGAGGCTTCCCAGAAACCCAGGACGACTGATTGATACACTGCAGTCGACGAGTATTCGGCATCTGCGACAGCTGTTGACCGATGAGGACCCTATAGCGCAGGTTGCTGCGCTTGCTACAGCGAGGACGCTTTGTCAGGCACAGATCTACGGTGGGACAGCGTCTTGGCGTGTTCATCTGAATGGTGCAAGGGCTATTCTTGAATCATCTCACTTCAGGACCCGGCTCATTGGTAGCTGTTCGTGCTCATCCATCAACGCAGACTTTCTCTCAAGTTGGTTCAACAACGCAGAAGCACTTGCTGCGCTGAGCCCATCTGGTCTTCTCCACGGCCAGCTCCAAGTTGGCTGTCATTCAAGCAGAGATCTTCGTTTCGACATGTTTGGAGGCGTCATGTCGGATCTTCCCGATCTGTTCAGGGAGGTCGGTGCCCTGGTTAAAGAGAGTCGCCGACAGCAACACAACCGCATATCCGAGAGCACCATCCTGTCAGAAACCGACATCGCTCAGGAAGCCGATGCATTGACTCGAGAGATATACTACAGGCTAGAACGTGATTCGGTAGAGAACCTGGCGCTTCAACCTGATACGCTCATGGGACTGTCGGCGAATGATATACACGATTACGCCTTGAGCAACGCCGGATTTCTCTATACCGCACTCCTTCACATTCACTGTGGAGTGAGAGCGCTTTCACCGTACGCCGAAGAGGCCCAATTCTGCGTCGACCAGATAATACAATGCGCCCAAGACATGACTTGCTCTTCTGGTCTATCGCCTAGAGTCTTGCTCGTCGCCCCTCTCTTCACAGCTGGGATCTGCGCTACGGGCCCTGCGCAGGATAGCATACGGTCTGCGTTGACAGACATAGGGCGGTGGATGCGGACTCCGCACTTGGCAAAAACTCAAGAGTTATTAGAGGACATCTGGCTGCAACCGCCTGCAGAGCCCCAGAGTTCCCGCGTTTGGTCATGGTTTG ACAAGATCAACTTTGACTTCCTTCCTTACTAG
- a CDS encoding NACHT domain-containing protein yields the protein MHRRIDEVHPANVGTFDWILREGSFVDWLSHGHGVFHIAGKPGSGKSTLMRFLCHDSRTQERLQQWAANSHVVRANFFFWRHGESDLQRNLEGLFRGLLHDSLYQCPDLIPDVLPELWEASESPPRPWPTDSGLTLQKEQIRDGFRKTINKRELYYNRRFCFFIDGLDEYKETTREDYGDLVQLLFEWIDIAPQDVKICVSSRELTIFETGRLNLDPNLKLRLHQLTEKDIEAVVRDRLSCLFSSTDEQKRRPDLSLLERAVIRRADGVFLCVTLVLNSLRQGWADGDTLYLLLEKVNSMPLELDDLFRELLMSVAPASKQRAYLMMAVALRLEEVNCNMSALFYFFVAEF from the coding sequence ATGCATCGGCGGATAGACGAGGTCCACCCAGCAAACGTTGGCACGTTTGATTGGATCTTACGCGAAGGCTCGTTTGTGGACTGGCTGTCTCATGGCCACGGTGTTTTCCACATCGCAGGCAAGCCAGGATCTGGTAAATCGACCTTGATGAGGTTCCTTTGCCATGACTCTCGCACGCAAGAGCGCCTCCAACAATGGGCCGCCAACAGCCACGTCGTCCGTGCgaacttcttcttctggagaCACGGCGAAAGCGATCTGCAGAGAAATCTTGAAGGCTTATTTCGAGGCCTGCTCCACGATTCGCTTTATCAATGCCCTGATCTGATTCCAGACGTCCTTCCAGAGCTTTGGGAAGCGTCCGAATCTCCACCGAGGCCATGGCCGACCGACAGTGGTCTAACACTTCAGAAAGAGCAGATCCGTGATGGATTCCGCAAAACGATCAACAAGAGAGAGTTATACTACAATCGCcgtttctgcttcttcatcgATGGCCTTGACGAGTACAAAGAAACCACACGAGAGGACTACGGAGACCTAGTCCAACTCCTTTTTGAATGGATTGACATTGCTCCACAAGACGTCAAAATCTGTGTATCCAGCCGAGAACTCACTATATTTGAGACTGGTCGCCTCAACCTTGATCCCAACTTGAAGCTGAGGCTTCACCAGTTAACGGAAAAAGACATCGAAGCTGTTGTTAGAGATCGACTTTCATGCCTCTTCTCATCCACCGACGAACAGAAGAGGCGGCCGGATCTATCATTGCTAGAGCGGGCAGTCATCAGGCGAGCTGATGGCGTCTTCCTCTGCGTGACGTTGGTCCTGAATTCACTTCGACAAGGATGGGCTGATGGCGACACACTCTATCTGCTGCTTGAAAAGGTTAACTCGATGCCACTTGAGCTGGACGACCTTTTCAGGGAGCTGCTCATGTCAGTGGCACCGGCGAGCAAACAGCGGGCCTacttgatgatggctgtTGCATTGAGACTCGAAGAGGTCAATTGCAACATGTCGGCGTTGTTCTACTTTTTCGTGGCGGAGTTTTAG
- a CDS encoding Peptidase-M43 domain-containing protein, with protein MDPSIGGGCSIPNANTPPGSILARLDGCTLQGYSVPGGRFNGTTYLGEISVHEIGHWLGLLHTFDGESCTGNGDYIDDTPAEKSYEFMACPVGKDTCPDQPGLDPIDNFMDYSGDGWNKFTPGQKVRMHNSWFTLRLGK; from the exons ATGGATCCTTCCATCGGAGGCGGATGTTCCATTCCCAATGCAAACACTCCGCCTGGCTCCATCCTCGCACGACTAGATGGCTGCACCCTTCAAGGTTACTCAGTGCCCGGGGGCAGGTTTAACGGGACAACATACCTTGGCGAAATCTCTGTCCATGAGATTGGCCATTGGCTCGGACTACTACACACCTTTGACGGCGAGTCATGCACTGGAAATGGTGATTACATCGACGATACACCGGCTGAAAAGTCATATGAGTTCATGGCCTGTCCAGTTGGAAAAGACACTTGCCCTGATCAACCAGGATTGGACCCAATTGACAACTTTA TGGATTACTCAGGTGACGG TTGGAACAAGTTTACTCCAGGCCAGAAGGTTAGGATGCATAACAGCTGGTTCACTCTCAGACTGGGCAAGTAA